A genome region from Nymphalis io chromosome Z, ilAglIoxx1.1, whole genome shotgun sequence includes the following:
- the LOC126780510 gene encoding uncharacterized protein LOC126780510, with protein MRGIWSLVITLAVILQIALVSGKALLPQDQHAQQQLEQKGQTNSAQKRIGYDYPAPSNDLVNPFQDHDNLHPHDGHHEVVDEHVDEYHGHDDHSHHLEEHHIEEHHDHQDHHDPHDHHDHHDHHDHHDPGYWKKKLIWKPGWKKIWKPAKKQIWKPSWKKIWKPIWVPTKVPVWKEIKVPDWKKIYKPEWKPIKVPAWKEVKVPDWKKITIPVWKDIVVPGWKDIQVPAWKKLWKPEWVKVGIPGEKYLGKDHEGWEYTSHDLWKKKLIWKPLWKKYWKPAKKQIWIPDKKLVWKDQWKQIWKTEKQKIWIDDKKLVWKEAWQQIWKPSKKLIWVPDKKLEWKEAWKQIWVPDWKEIWVPGVKKIWRPVWISEWFPSPDHHEHVHSWDRNDNSLAASQKSVAVQPAPQQPQQQQQQQSIWQFPK; from the coding sequence aTTACCCTAGCGGTAATTCTACAAATCGCTCTAGTATCGGGAAAGGCGTTATTACCACAAGATCAACATGCTCAGCAACAGTTAGAACAGAAAGGACAAACGAATTCTGCTCAGAAACGAATCGGATACGATTACCCTGCGCCGTCAAATGATTTAGTCAATCCTTTCCAAGATCATGACAATTTACATCCACACGATGGCCACCATGAAGTTGTCGATGAACATGTTGATGAATATCATGGCCATGACGACCACAGTCATCATTTAGAAGAACATCATATTGAAGAACATCATGACCATCAGGATCACCACGATCCCCACGACCACCACGATCACCATGATCACCACGACCATCACGATCCTGGATATTGGAAGAAGAAGCTAATATGGAAACCAGGATGGAAGAAAATTTGGAAACCAGCCAAAAAACAAATTTGGAAGCCATCTTGGAAAAAGATTTGGAAGCCAATCTGGGTGCCAACGAAAGTGCCTGTGTGGAAAGAAATCAAAGTTCCAGACTGGAAAAAAATTTACAAGCCAGAATGGAAACCTATAAAAGTGCCCGCTTGGAAAGAAGTTAAGGTTCCCGATTGGAAGAAAATAACCATTCCTGTTTGGAAAGATATTGTTGTTCCTGGATGGAAAGATATTCAAGTACCTGCATGGAAgaaactatggaaaccagagtGGGTAAAGGTTGGTATACCCGgcgaaaaatatttaggtaaagATCATGAAGGTTGGGAATATACATCTCACGACTTAtggaaaaaaaagttaatatggaAACCTTTATGGAAAAAATACTGGAAGCCAGCTAAAAAGCAAATTTGGATTCCTGATAAAAAATTAGTCTGGAAAGACCAGTGGAAGCAAATATGGAagacagaaaaacaaaaaatttggATTGATGACAAGAAACTCGTATGGAAAGAAGCTTGGCAGCAGATTTGGAAGCCATCGAAAAAACTAATTTGGGTGCCCGACAAAAAGCTAGAATGGAAAGAAGCATGGAAACAGATTTGGGTTCCGGACTGGAAAGAAATTTGGGTACCAGGAGTAAAGAAGATATGGAGACCTGTATGGATATCTGAGTGGTTCCCTTCGCCTGATCATCACGAACATGTACACAGTTGGGACAGAAACGACAATAGCTTAGCTGCCAGTCAAAAATCAGTAGCAGTGCAACCAGCTCCACAACAACCACAacagcaacaacaacaacaatcaATCTGGCAGTttccaaaataa